One Sporosarcina sp. FSL W8-0480 genomic window, CAAAGCCGTGACTTTGCCTCTTTCTCATGGCAGGTGTGTAATGAGAATAATTTTTAACAGTCTGTTTGGGATTGCAGTATTGATGATTGCTGGTTTAGTGTATATGTTCGCTTTTGCAAAACGCAGAAACGTAATTATACATTCCTACACTGTCCGAAAAGAAATAAATCGAGGCAAGAAGCTTTCCCTGTTTTTTATATCGGATATACACAGGCGCCATATTGATAAACGTTTGTTGGAAAAAGTTAAAAGGCATGAGTCAATTGATGTAGTCGTTATAGGCGGGGATCTTGCGGAAGCAGGCGTTCCACTGAATCGTATCGAACAAAATGTTAAGGCTCTTTCCACCCTTGGACCATTATTGTTTATCTGGGGTAATAATGATCGTGAAGTCGGGGAAGAAGAAATTCGAAAAATTATTAGTAAGCATGGTGGAATTATATTAGACAACAGCGATGCAAGTATCCCAAACCATCCTTTATGGAGGATTTGCGGTACTGACGATCCGTCAAGCGGCCGTGTTGATATTAAGGCTACCCTAAGAAATGCCAATTCTTATCCGTATTTGATTGTAGCTACGCATAACCCTTATATGTTCAAAAAAATAGAGGCTGTTTGTAGTCCTGACTTGATGCTTGCAGGTCATACCCATGGAGGGCAAATTAGATTAGGTAAATTTTCAATGCATGCATTAGGCAGATTCAGTTTGCAAGACGGAAGAGCGAAATTGATAAG contains:
- a CDS encoding metallophosphoesterase → MRIIFNSLFGIAVLMIAGLVYMFAFAKRRNVIIHSYTVRKEINRGKKLSLFFISDIHRRHIDKRLLEKVKRHESIDVVVIGGDLAEAGVPLNRIEQNVKALSTLGPLLFIWGNNDREVGEEEIRKIISKHGGIILDNSDASIPNHPLWRICGTDDPSSGRVDIKATLRNANSYPYLIVATHNPYMFKKIEAVCSPDLMLAGHTHGGQIRLGKFSMHALGRFSLQDGRAKLISNGYGTSIIPLRLGAAPESHVIKIYY